From a region of the Streptomyces venezuelae genome:
- the pelF gene encoding GT4 family glycosyltransferase PelF, whose amino-acid sequence MSHGRHVTMLTEGTYPHVHGGVSTWCDQLVRGMPEVDFNVIALTGSGREPVTWELPRNVYRHTAFPLWGPLPARIRRSSLRGRAHRRFTEVYESFLLSLLDPEPDPARHSFSEALRELAVLARAGKLAPALRSESVLRLLMTVWTRPGLATAEAAPTIHDALTATDLLEHALRPLGVRIPPDSVAHAVSSGLATLPALAAKYLDGVPFLLTEHGIYLRERYLGYRSAAQRWPVKALMLGFYRELNTEGYRQADLITPCNQYNRRWEERGGAESDRIRTVYNGVDPHAFPEAGPEPDVPTLSWCGRIDPIKDLETLIRAYAFMREELPALRLRLFGPVPAGCEEYKLRLEKLAAELGVTDGITYEGRIEQVAQAYAAGSVVMLSSISEGFPFSIIEAMSCGRTTVSTDVGGVREAVGDTGLVVPPREPETMARATLALLRDDERRAELGRMSRRRVVEKFTLHQSVDGFRHIYRELAGQPVLPVHAGDEWTQRLADPWYRELAADGSLW is encoded by the coding sequence ATGAGTCATGGGCGTCACGTCACCATGCTCACCGAAGGCACCTACCCGCACGTCCACGGGGGCGTCAGCACCTGGTGCGACCAACTCGTCCGGGGTATGCCCGAGGTCGACTTCAACGTCATAGCCCTGACCGGCTCCGGACGCGAGCCGGTCACCTGGGAACTGCCCCGCAACGTCTACCGGCACACCGCCTTCCCGCTCTGGGGGCCGCTCCCGGCCCGCATCCGCCGGTCGTCCCTGCGCGGCCGGGCCCACCGCCGCTTCACCGAGGTCTACGAGAGCTTCCTGCTCTCCCTGCTCGACCCCGAGCCCGATCCGGCCCGCCACAGCTTCTCCGAGGCCCTGCGCGAACTGGCCGTCCTGGCCCGGGCCGGAAAGCTCGCACCGGCCCTGCGCTCCGAATCGGTCCTGCGCCTGCTGATGACCGTATGGACCCGGCCCGGACTCGCCACCGCCGAGGCCGCGCCCACCATCCACGACGCGCTCACCGCCACCGACCTGCTGGAACACGCACTGCGCCCGCTCGGTGTCCGGATCCCGCCCGACAGCGTCGCCCACGCCGTCAGCAGCGGCCTCGCCACCCTCCCGGCCCTCGCCGCCAAATACCTCGACGGTGTTCCCTTCCTGCTCACCGAGCACGGCATCTACCTGCGCGAGCGCTACCTCGGCTACCGCAGCGCCGCCCAGCGCTGGCCCGTCAAGGCCCTCATGCTCGGCTTCTACCGCGAGCTCAACACCGAGGGCTACCGGCAGGCCGACCTGATCACCCCGTGCAACCAGTACAACCGCCGCTGGGAGGAGCGCGGAGGCGCCGAGTCCGACCGCATCCGCACCGTCTACAACGGTGTCGACCCGCACGCCTTCCCCGAGGCCGGACCCGAACCCGACGTGCCCACCCTCAGCTGGTGCGGCCGCATCGACCCGATCAAGGACCTCGAAACCCTCATCCGGGCCTACGCCTTCATGCGCGAGGAACTGCCCGCCCTCCGGCTGCGCCTCTTCGGCCCCGTCCCGGCCGGCTGCGAGGAGTACAAGCTGCGCCTGGAGAAGCTCGCCGCCGAACTCGGAGTGACCGACGGGATCACCTACGAGGGCCGCATCGAGCAGGTGGCCCAGGCCTACGCGGCCGGCAGCGTCGTCATGCTCTCCTCCATCAGCGAGGGCTTCCCCTTCAGCATCATCGAGGCCATGTCCTGCGGCCGCACCACCGTCTCCACCGACGTCGGCGGAGTCCGCGAGGCCGTCGGCGACACCGGCCTCGTCGTACCGCCGCGCGAGCCCGAGACCATGGCCCGCGCCACCCTCGCCCTGCTCCGCGACGACGAACGCCGGGCCGAGCTCGGCCGGATGTCCCGCAGGCGGGTCGTGGAGAAGTTCACCCTCCACCAGTCCGTGGACGGCTTCCGGCACATCTACCGCGAACTCGCCGGTCAGCCCGTCCTGCCCGTCCACGCGGGCGACGAATGGACCCAGCGGCTCGCCGATCCCTGGTACCGCGAACTCGCTGCCGACGGGAGCCTGTGGTGA
- a CDS encoding leucyl aminopeptidase, producing the protein MTALTLSTAGAATLRADALVVGVAKGPKGPIAAAGAEAVDKAFDGKLAGVLDALGASGAEGEITKLPAPAGLKVPVVLAVGLGSVPEKDESFDEEVLRRAAGAAARALHGSKKAAFALPLEDASAVTAVAEGALLGAYAFTAYQGGENKVRKEAKGAAPKAPLAEVALLGAKPRDKEHKAAIERAAIVAAEVNVARDLVNTPPNDLTPEAFAAVASAAAKENGIKVQVLDEKALLKGGYGGIMGVGKGSENLPRLVKLTYTHPKAEKTLAFVGKGITYDSGGISLKPAGHNETMKCDMAGAAAVFASVVAAAKLGLRVNVTGWLALAENMPSGSATKPGDVLRMYSGKTVEVLNTDAEGRLVLGDALTKASEDNPDAIVDVATLTGAMVLALGDRTFGIMANDDAFRTSIHEIAEEVGESSWPMPLPAELRKSMDSPTADIANMGVRMGGGLVAGLFLQEFVGEGITWAHLDIAGPAFHEGAPHGYTPKGGTGSAVRTLVRLAERTATGDLG; encoded by the coding sequence GTGACTGCTCTGACTCTCAGCACTGCCGGCGCGGCGACGCTCCGCGCCGACGCCCTCGTGGTCGGCGTGGCGAAGGGCCCCAAGGGACCGATCGCCGCCGCGGGCGCCGAGGCCGTGGACAAGGCGTTCGACGGTAAGCTCGCCGGCGTCCTCGACGCGCTGGGCGCCTCGGGCGCCGAAGGCGAGATCACCAAGCTCCCGGCCCCGGCGGGCCTCAAGGTCCCGGTCGTGCTGGCGGTGGGGCTCGGCTCCGTCCCCGAGAAGGACGAGTCGTTCGACGAGGAGGTGCTGCGCCGCGCCGCCGGCGCCGCCGCCCGCGCGCTGCACGGCAGCAAGAAGGCCGCCTTCGCCCTCCCGCTGGAGGACGCCTCGGCCGTCACCGCCGTCGCCGAGGGCGCGCTGCTCGGCGCGTACGCGTTCACCGCCTACCAGGGCGGCGAGAACAAGGTCCGCAAGGAGGCCAAGGGCGCGGCCCCGAAGGCACCGCTGGCCGAGGTGGCCCTGCTGGGCGCCAAGCCCCGCGACAAGGAGCACAAGGCCGCGATCGAGCGCGCCGCGATCGTGGCGGCCGAGGTCAACGTCGCCCGTGACCTGGTGAACACCCCGCCGAACGACCTGACCCCCGAGGCCTTCGCCGCGGTCGCCTCCGCGGCCGCGAAGGAGAACGGCATCAAGGTCCAGGTGCTGGACGAGAAGGCCCTCCTCAAGGGCGGCTACGGCGGCATCATGGGCGTCGGCAAGGGCTCCGAGAACCTGCCGCGCCTGGTGAAGCTCACGTACACGCACCCCAAGGCGGAGAAGACCCTGGCCTTCGTCGGCAAGGGCATCACCTACGACTCGGGCGGCATCTCCCTGAAGCCGGCCGGCCACAACGAGACGATGAAGTGCGACATGGCCGGCGCCGCCGCCGTCTTCGCCTCCGTCGTCGCGGCCGCGAAGCTGGGCCTGCGGGTGAACGTCACCGGCTGGCTGGCGCTCGCCGAGAACATGCCGTCCGGCTCCGCCACCAAGCCGGGTGACGTGCTGCGCATGTACAGCGGCAAGACCGTCGAGGTCCTCAACACGGACGCCGAGGGCCGTCTCGTCCTCGGTGACGCGCTCACGAAGGCCTCCGAGGACAACCCGGACGCGATCGTCGACGTCGCCACCCTCACCGGTGCCATGGTGCTCGCCCTCGGCGACCGCACCTTCGGGATCATGGCCAACGACGACGCCTTCCGCACGTCGATCCACGAGATCGCCGAGGAGGTCGGCGAGTCCTCCTGGCCGATGCCGCTCCCCGCGGAGCTGCGCAAGAGCATGGACTCCCCCACCGCCGACATCGCGAACATGGGTGTCCGCATGGGCGGCGGCCTGGTGGCCGGCCTCTTCCTGCAGGAGTTCGTCGGCGAGGGCATCACCTGGGCCCACCTCGACATCGCCGGCCCCGCCTTCCACGAGGGCGCGCCGCACGGCTACACCCCCAAGGGCGGCACCGGCTCCGCCGTCCGCACCCTGGTGCGGCTGGCCGAGCGCACGGCCACGGGCGACCTGGGCTGA
- the lpdA gene encoding dihydrolipoyl dehydrogenase, producing the protein MANDASTVFDLVILGGGSGGYAAALRASQLGLDVALIEKNKLGGTCLHNGCIPTKALLHAGEIADQAREAAQFGVKTSFEGIDIAGVHKYKDEVISGLYKGLQGLVASRKVTYIEGEGRLSSPTSVDVNGQRIQGRHILLATGSVPKSLPGLEIDGNRIISSDHALVLDRVPESAIVLGGGVIGVEFASAWKSFGSDITVIEGLKHLVPVEDENSSKLLERAFRKRGIKFNLGTFFDKAEYTENGVRVTLADGKTFEAEVLLVAVGRGPVSQGLGYEEQGVAMDRGYVLVDEYMQTNVPTISAVGDLVPTLQLAHVGFAEGILVAERLAGLKAVPIDYDGVPRVTYCHPEVASVGITEAKAKEIYGADKVVALKYNLAGNGKSKILKTAGEIKLVQVKDGAVVGVHMVGDRMGEQVGEAQLIYNWEALPAEVAQLIHAHPTQNEAMGEAHLALAGKPLHSHD; encoded by the coding sequence GTGGCGAACGACGCCAGCACCGTTTTCGACCTAGTGATCCTCGGCGGTGGCAGTGGCGGTTACGCCGCGGCGCTGCGCGCATCCCAGCTGGGTCTGGACGTTGCCCTGATCGAGAAGAACAAGCTCGGTGGCACCTGCCTGCACAACGGCTGCATCCCCACGAAGGCTCTGCTGCACGCGGGCGAGATCGCGGACCAGGCTCGTGAAGCCGCCCAGTTCGGTGTCAAGACCTCCTTCGAGGGAATCGACATCGCGGGTGTCCACAAGTACAAGGACGAGGTCATCTCGGGCCTGTACAAGGGTCTGCAGGGCCTGGTCGCCTCCCGCAAGGTGACCTACATCGAGGGTGAGGGCCGCCTGTCCTCCCCGACGTCCGTCGACGTGAACGGCCAGCGCATCCAGGGCCGCCACATCCTGCTGGCGACCGGCTCCGTGCCGAAGTCGCTGCCGGGCCTGGAGATCGACGGCAACCGCATCATCTCCTCGGACCACGCGCTGGTCCTGGACCGCGTGCCCGAGTCGGCGATCGTCCTGGGCGGCGGCGTCATCGGCGTCGAGTTCGCCTCGGCGTGGAAGTCCTTCGGCTCCGACATCACCGTCATCGAGGGCCTCAAGCACCTCGTGCCGGTCGAGGACGAGAACAGCTCCAAGCTGCTGGAGCGCGCCTTCCGCAAGCGCGGCATCAAGTTCAACCTGGGCACCTTCTTCGACAAGGCCGAGTACACGGAGAACGGCGTCCGCGTGACGCTCGCCGACGGCAAGACCTTCGAGGCCGAGGTGCTGCTGGTCGCGGTGGGCCGCGGCCCCGTCTCGCAGGGTCTGGGCTACGAGGAGCAGGGCGTCGCGATGGACCGCGGCTACGTCCTGGTCGACGAGTACATGCAGACCAACGTGCCGACCATCTCGGCCGTCGGTGACCTCGTCCCCACCCTCCAGCTCGCGCACGTCGGCTTCGCCGAGGGCATCCTGGTCGCGGAGCGTCTGGCCGGCCTCAAGGCCGTCCCGATCGACTACGACGGTGTCCCGCGCGTCACCTACTGCCACCCCGAGGTCGCGTCCGTCGGCATCACCGAGGCCAAGGCCAAGGAGATCTACGGCGCGGACAAGGTCGTGGCCCTGAAGTACAACCTGGCGGGCAACGGCAAGAGCAAGATCCTCAAGACCGCGGGCGAGATCAAGCTCGTCCAGGTCAAGGACGGTGCCGTGGTCGGCGTCCACATGGTCGGTGACCGGATGGGCGAGCAGGTCGGCGAGGCCCAGCTGATCTACAACTGGGAAGCTCTGCCGGCCGAGGTCGCGCAGCTCATCCACGCGCACCCGACCCAGAACGAAGCGATGGGCGAGGCCCACCTGGCGCTCGCCGGCAAGCCGCTTCACTCCCACGACTAA